The following is a genomic window from Hyphomicrobiales bacterium.
ATCGCGTCAGCCAGGGCGGGCGGGTCTCCAGGCGGGATGAGCCGCACCCCTGCAGGACCGAAGATCTCTGGTATGCCGCCGACACGGGTCGCGATGAGCGGCTGCCCGGCCGCGGCTGCCTCCAGGATCACATAGGGGAGGGATTCCGCGCGCGATGGAACGACCATCGCGCGGGCGTCAGCCAACACATGACGGATCGGCGATGGTGGCTGCATCGTCACCGTTGAAGCCAGATTGAGCTTGGCGATCTGCGCATGGAAAGCCGCTTCGTCCGGCCCCGCCCCCACGATCAGGAGCCGCGGAACGGCGTGGCCTCTGTCTCGCAGGAGGGCGATCGCATCCAGCAGGACATCGACGCCCTTCAGGATTCGCAGTTCCCCAATGAACAGAAGATCGAAGGCGGGCGAAGGGTGCGCGAGGAGTGAGAATTCATCCTCGGACAGGCCGTTGTGAACAACCTTCTCCAATTGTCCGGAGGGGCCGAGGTAGCGGTGAAACTGGTCCCGGACGAAGCCGCTTTCAAAGATGAAGAGATCTGTTCGGCGCGCCAGATAACGCTCCGCCGCCATATACAGATGGTGAGCGGGATGCCCTGGACCATAGTGAAAGCTGCCCCCGTGGGGCGTATAGACGAGGGCAGGACCACCGGGCCGGCGACTGGCCGCTAGCCGGGCAAACAGACCGCCCTTGGCGCCGTGGCCATGGATGACGTCGGGACGAAGCTGCCGGGCATGGGCGGCGACCTTGCGAATCGTTGCGAGGTCGCCAAGGCCGGGCAGACGACTCATCGAGACGCGCTTGACGCTCAGCGACAGAGTGGCCTCAAGCCCGGCAAGCGCCGCATCCGCGCGCGCGCCGCCTGTCGTCGCATCGCAAATGATGCCGACATCATGGCCTCGCGCGCTTTGGCCGCGCGCCAGATCCATCACATGGCGAAAGAGGCCGCCGACTGGCGTGCGGAAGACATGCAGAATGCGCACGGCAGTTCCCCCACCATCCGTTGGCGATACACATTGTTGCCCCTCCGGATGAAGGGATCAAGGCTTGAACTTGAGCTGGGTTATTCGGCCGCCCTCAGAACCAGCGTTCCTTCAGCATGATCGTATCGCCGGGTTGCACGGGATAAGTCAGCGGAACGGTGCCGATGACAACCTTGCCGCCCTGCTGGCGGGTGATTTGTACCTCGTTCTGGTCTGCCCGCGGGGAGAAACCGCCCGCAATGGCGACGGCAGTCTGCACGGTCATGCCACTGACGAAGGGATATTGTCCAGAGCTCTGCACCTCACCCAGAATGAAGAACGGCCGGTATGTATCAACCTCAACCGTGACACGCGGCTCGCGCAAATAGCTGGCGCGCAGTTTCTGCTCGATGAGCTTGGCGAGGTCCTGGGTCGTTCGTCCGGTGGCGGGGATCGTGCCGACAAGCGGCATCGTGATGCGGCCCTGCGCGTCCACCGTGTAGATGTTCGAGAGGTTGTCCTGGGAGAATACGATCACGCGAAGCCTGTCACCCGGTCCAAGCGTATAGGGCTGAGATGGCAGAGCGCGAAAGACCTCGACGGCGGGTTGACGTTGCGCGCAAGCTGCGCAGGCGAGGCCAATAAAGAGGGCATAAACAAGCGAATGTGTGCGCGCCATGATCTTGCTGCTGTTAATGCTGCACTGCACGGTAGCCTCGCATGGTTAATAAAGAATTAGCGGGCGGGCCCTGCGTGGGCCCTTTTGACGATCGGCACGCGATGGGTGCGGTCTTAACCCTACAGCAACCAAGAAGTGATTTTCTTTCGGCGCAAAACATGCGTGGGTGAGCCTATGTCGAAGTTCTTTGGCGCCGGTGCAGCAGACAGGGACGCTGTTTCGCGGCCGGTGGACGACCTTGATGTGGGGCAGGTCTGGCGCGCCGTTGTGGCGCGGCGGCTGTGGATCATCATACCCACCCTGTTGGCTTGCATCGGTGCGGCGGTCGCCGTCAATCTGCTGGCTCCGCGCTACACAGCGGAAACCCGGATCTTCCTGCAGAACGGGGACAACTTCTACACCCGACCCGGCGGGGCTCCAGAGTTACAGGGGCAGATTGATGGTGAGGCTGTGCAGAGCCAAGTGCAGCTGATCATGTCGCGGGATCTCGCGCGTGATGCCATCCGCAAACTCGACCTGGTCAACAATCCCCTGTTCAACAATACTGATGCCGCGGTCGGCCTGGTCCGCGGCCTTATGAACGCGGTCGGCATCAAGAGCCAGGCGCCTGCGGGCAATTCCGAAGAGCGGGCGCTTGATAAATTCGCTGAGCGGCTGCAGGTTTTCCAAGTGGGGAAATCGCGCGTGCTCGCCATCGAGTTTACCTCGGAGGATCCCGACCTCGCGGCGCGCATCGCCAATACGGTTGCCGAACTTTACATCGGCTTGCAGCAGACGGTGAAACAGGAGGCTGCCCGGTCTGCCTCCGAATGGCTCGCCAGCAATATCGAGCCACTGCGCAAGCGCGTAGCCGAGGCGGAGGCGCGCGTTGAGGATTTTCGCGCCAAGACGGGCCTTTTACTCGGAAGCGGAACGGCCACCCTGCCGACACAGCAACTGGCCGATCTGTCCTCGCAGCTCGCCGCGTCGCGCACTACGCAGTCGGACGCGCAGGCGAAGGCGAAGATGATCCGTAGCATGCTGGGGGCGGGCAATCTTCTCGAGATTCCGGAAGTCGCAAACAACGATCTCGTGCGCCGGCTGACGGAGCAGCGCATTGCGCTGCGGACCCAGCTCGCGCTGGAATCGCGCAACCTTCTTCCCGAGCATCCGCGCATCAAGGAGTTGAACGCCCAACTCACCGACCTCGACAGCCAGATCCGCATGGCCGCGGAACGTGCCGTCCGCGCTTTTGAAAGCGATGCGCGCCTCGCGGGATCGCGGGTGGAGAGTCTGGTCGCTGCGATCAATACGCAGAAGCAGGTCGCGGTCGACGCCAACGAAAATGAGGTGAAACTCAGGGCGCTGGAGCTTGATGCACGCAGTGAGCGAGAGCAGCTGGAAGGCTTTCTCGCCAAGTATCGCGAGGCCCAGGTGCGGGACAGCCGTGATGCCGCGCCAGCCGACGCGCGTATCGTTTCGAGAGCGGTCGCGCCGAGCGCGCCGACCTTCCCCAAGAAGGTTCCGATCATTCTGATCGCCACGCTTGCGACCTTCGCGCTGACATCCGTCGGTGTGCTCTCTCTGGAGCTGATTTCCGGCCGGGCCACGGTTGCGCGTGAGGAGGAGAGCTATGGCCCCGTGCCGCAACCGATGACTAAAGCGACGCAGGAGCCCTTCCTGACTTTGCCGGCGCCTATCGACGCGGAATTCCGAGATGTCGTCGCGCCAGCGGCCATGTCCCCGGAAGCCCCGCCCGACAACGCGGGTAGCAGCTTCGATGTCATCTTATCGAAGCTGGCTCTGCCGGAGCACAAGGAGAGGGGGCGGCGGCTGTTCGTCGCGGAAGCCATCGTCGCCGTGGGCAATACCGACATGGCACGGGCCTTGGCGCGCCACCTGTCTCGCAATGCGCGGACGGTGCTCATCAATCTCGTCGCTGACAAGGACGTGGGTTTCGAGGAGCCCGGTTTGACCGATCTCGTCACCGAGCGTGCGGGCTTTTCCGAGGTGCTCGGGCGCGAGGCTGGTTCGCGCTTGCATGTGGTCGCCCACGGCACGCAACCGTCCG
Proteins encoded in this region:
- a CDS encoding Glycosyltransferase involved in cell wall biosynthesis, with the translated sequence MRILHVFRTPVGGLFRHVMDLARGQSARGHDVGIICDATTGGARADAALAGLEATLSLSVKRVSMSRLPGLGDLATIRKVAAHARQLRPDVIHGHGAKGGLFARLAASRRPGGPALVYTPHGGSFHYGPGHPAHHLYMAAERYLARRTDLFIFESGFVRDQFHRYLGPSGQLEKVVHNGLSEDEFSLLAHPSPAFDLLFIGELRILKGVDVLLDAIALLRDRGHAVPRLLIVGAGPDEAAFHAQIAKLNLASTVTMQPPSPIRHVLADARAMVVPSRAESLPYVILEAAAAGQPLIATRVGGIPEIFGPAGVRLIPPGDPPALADAIARTLDDPDRAATNALALRDYVHAHFLIAHMVDGILLGYDAGVRHRAELRR
- a CDS encoding Capsule polysaccharide export protein; this translates as MQCSINSSKIMARTHSLVYALFIGLACAACAQRQPAVEVFRALPSQPYTLGPGDRLRVIVFSQDNLSNIYTVDAQGRITMPLVGTIPATGRTTQDLAKLIEQKLRASYLREPRVTVEVDTYRPFFILGEVQSSGQYPFVSGMTVQTAVAIAGGFSPRADQNEVQITRQQGGKVVIGTVPLTYPVQPGDTIMLKERWF
- a CDS encoding conserved hypothetical protein (Evidence 4 : Unknown function but conserved in other organisms) translates to MSKFFGAGAADRDAVSRPVDDLDVGQVWRAVVARRLWIIIPTLLACIGAAVAVNLLAPRYTAETRIFLQNGDNFYTRPGGAPELQGQIDGEAVQSQVQLIMSRDLARDAIRKLDLVNNPLFNNTDAAVGLVRGLMNAVGIKSQAPAGNSEERALDKFAERLQVFQVGKSRVLAIEFTSEDPDLAARIANTVAELYIGLQQTVKQEAARSASEWLASNIEPLRKRVAEAEARVEDFRAKTGLLLGSGTATLPTQQLADLSSQLAASRTTQSDAQAKAKMIRSMLGAGNLLEIPEVANNDLVRRLTEQRIALRTQLALESRNLLPEHPRIKELNAQLTDLDSQIRMAAERAVRAFESDARLAGSRVESLVAAINTQKQVAVDANENEVKLRALELDARSEREQLEGFLAKYREAQVRDSRDAAPADARIVSRAVAPSAPTFPKKVPIILIATLATFALTSVGVLSLELISGRATVAREEESYGPVPQPMTKATQEPFLTLPAPIDAEFRDVVAPAAMSPEAPPDNAGSSFDVILSKLALPEHKERGRRLFVAEAIVAVGNTDMARALARHLSRNARTVLINLVADKDVGFEEPGLTDLVTERAGFSEVLGREAGSRLHVVAHGTQPSEVLVSDPDAVALSLSALDQTYEWVVCGLSPGLDPAILGAFASRTDGSILVAREGEDEEATLSAYQNLQDLGAQNIVVAVTPVENDGPLHRAA